Proteins encoded in a region of the Polycladomyces zharkentensis genome:
- a CDS encoding RusA family crossover junction endodeoxyribonuclease translates to MNRFTFTVAGRCVPAPRMTYRGKRSPKVLRYMSYRHDVAWAAKAAKVPRFDGPVAVKMDIYLLKYGKEGDIDNMQKIILDALNGIAWSDDRQVAEIHARKHYVTTPQKEQVQVTVTKYTPEKEVATG, encoded by the coding sequence ATGAACCGATTTACTTTCACCGTTGCGGGCCGGTGCGTTCCGGCTCCTCGGATGACGTATCGTGGTAAGCGTTCGCCTAAGGTACTTCGGTACATGTCATACCGTCATGATGTCGCCTGGGCAGCGAAAGCGGCGAAGGTTCCACGCTTTGATGGTCCTGTGGCTGTGAAAATGGATATTTACCTCCTGAAATATGGCAAGGAAGGCGACATTGACAACATGCAAAAGATCATCTTGGACGCGCTGAACGGCATCGCATGGAGTGATGACAGGCAAGTGGCTGAAATCCACGCCCGGAAGCACTACGTAACAACACCACAAAAAGAACAAGTACAGGTAACAGTCACCAAATACACACCCGAAAAAGAGGTGGCCACGGGTTGA
- a CDS encoding helix-turn-helix domain-containing protein, whose product MIYGPTGTVTPLAIQRRKIYIALDDLDFNFFWDEAEIPDIERMWNAGFSIWDIANACMRDPDEVAILIMDRTRKGFIKPRPGGVYGRRVKR is encoded by the coding sequence GTGATCTATGGGCCGACCGGAACCGTTACACCGTTGGCGATCCAGCGGCGGAAAATATACATCGCCTTGGATGATTTGGATTTCAATTTCTTCTGGGATGAAGCCGAGATTCCCGACATTGAGCGGATGTGGAACGCAGGGTTTTCTATCTGGGATATTGCCAACGCATGCATGAGAGACCCGGACGAGGTGGCCATCCTCATCATGGATCGAACTAGGAAAGGGTTCATTAAACCACGACCGGGTGGAGTGTATGGGAGGAGGGTAAAACGATGA
- a CDS encoding ATP-binding protein translates to MIPEEFVDARLDNYKVETPVQQELLQMTKEYLARFDEIKDTKANSMGFVAEVGEQQIRRIGDLRKRAEYERIYNSYGLGKTHLQMAAAKELIRRGYAVLCISDTVFMNELVNSKRIDDGGIEFNRLMGAVVQAPVLVWDDIGKSKYSETKEDLYYQIINERYKARRPILFSSNEDPMTLSEKIGPAAFSRLSGMAKDFFLQVKGDDYRMRER, encoded by the coding sequence ATGATCCCGGAAGAGTTTGTGGACGCTCGGCTGGACAACTACAAAGTCGAAACGCCTGTACAACAGGAACTTTTGCAGATGACCAAGGAGTACCTGGCCCGTTTTGATGAGATCAAAGACACCAAGGCGAACAGTATGGGATTTGTGGCCGAAGTGGGGGAGCAACAAATCCGACGGATTGGTGATCTGCGAAAGCGGGCGGAGTACGAACGGATTTATAACAGCTACGGTCTTGGCAAGACCCATCTTCAGATGGCAGCGGCGAAAGAATTGATCCGACGGGGTTACGCGGTCCTTTGTATCTCGGACACAGTGTTTATGAACGAATTGGTTAACTCCAAACGGATCGATGATGGAGGAATTGAGTTTAACCGGTTGATGGGTGCAGTGGTACAAGCACCGGTTCTTGTATGGGACGACATCGGAAAGAGCAAATACAGCGAGACGAAAGAGGATTTATATTACCAGATTATCAACGAACGATACAAAGCGCGGCGTCCCATCCTGTTTAGCTCCAATGAGGACCCGATGACACTAAGCGAAAAGATCGGACCGGCGGCATTTTCTCGGCTGTCCGGGATGGCGAAAGATTTTTTCCTCCAAGTGAAGGGCGATGACTACCGGATGAGGGAGCGGTGA